One Paenibacillus riograndensis SBR5 DNA segment encodes these proteins:
- a CDS encoding ABC transporter ATP-binding protein: MAEKLLEIRKLTTGFVTEKGLVKATDQISINVDKGQTVCLVGESGSGKSVTSLAIMRLIDYAGGMILEGNINFHGQDLAVKKQEEMRDIRGNRIAMIFQDPMSSLNPVFTVGEQIAESLQLHQQKSPKEAMQMAIDLLKLVGIPAPEIRARQYPHELSGGMCQRIVIAIALACNPELLIADEPTTALDVTVQAQILDLLRKLQAELGMSVLLITHDMGVAAEIADRIAVMYAGAIVEEGTVEEIFDHPSHPYTIGLLQSIPGFEGGRGGELYTIKGTIPPIGQLPPGCRFHPRCPHAMEVCSMKEPPDFMITEDHRTACWLFQGKPVQADNKDGVRQA, translated from the coding sequence ATGGCGGAAAAATTACTCGAAATCCGGAAACTGACCACCGGCTTTGTAACGGAAAAGGGGCTCGTGAAGGCGACCGACCAAATCTCCATCAATGTGGATAAAGGACAGACGGTGTGTCTTGTCGGAGAGTCCGGCAGCGGTAAAAGCGTGACCTCACTTGCCATTATGCGGCTTATTGATTACGCCGGCGGAATGATTCTTGAAGGCAATATTAACTTTCATGGACAAGATCTGGCTGTGAAAAAGCAGGAAGAGATGCGTGATATCCGCGGCAACCGGATTGCGATGATTTTTCAGGACCCGATGTCCTCGCTGAATCCGGTATTTACGGTTGGCGAACAGATCGCCGAGAGTCTGCAGCTGCATCAGCAGAAAAGCCCCAAAGAGGCTATGCAAATGGCCATTGATCTGCTGAAGCTGGTCGGGATTCCGGCGCCGGAGATCCGGGCGAGACAGTATCCGCATGAGCTGTCCGGCGGGATGTGTCAACGGATTGTTATCGCTATTGCTCTGGCCTGCAATCCGGAGCTGCTGATCGCCGATGAGCCGACAACGGCCCTTGATGTTACGGTTCAGGCGCAGATTCTGGATTTGCTGCGCAAGCTCCAGGCAGAGCTTGGCATGTCCGTTCTGCTGATCACCCATGATATGGGGGTGGCTGCCGAGATTGCGGACCGCATCGCTGTTATGTATGCGGGAGCTATTGTAGAAGAAGGTACAGTGGAAGAGATTTTTGATCATCCCAGCCATCCGTATACGATTGGTCTGCTGCAATCCATTCCCGGCTTCGAGGGAGGGCGCGGCGGAGAGTTGTATACGATTAAAGGAACGATTCCGCCGATCGGCCAGCTTCCGCCGGGCTGCCGCTTCCATCCGCGCTGTCCGCATGCAATGGAGGTCTGCAGCATGAAGGAGCCGCCGGATTTCATGATTACGGAGGATCACCGTACCGCCTGCTGGCTGTTTCAGGGGAAGCCGGTCCAAGCTGACAACAAAGATGGGGTGAGACAGGCATGA